The following are encoded in a window of Streptomyces sp. SAT1 genomic DNA:
- a CDS encoding hydroxyacid dehydrogenase, whose amino-acid sequence MRTTDEAPVEATAADATPPPRRPRTVLAMDSSVVDDVFPPSVRARLEETADIRPPSVVAEFTSPSARAALAECEVLLTGWGCPPVDRAALDRAPRLRAVIHAAGTVKTFLGREAYERGIAVSSAAAANAVPVAEFTLAAIILGAKRAFPLARLFQDRRTHRTDADLDRHHWLGTRGITVGVVGASRIGRRVTELLRTLDAEVLLYDPYIGDAEAGLLGATRTDLDTLVATSDVVTLHAPDTPETRHLLDARRLGLMRPGALLVNTARGPLVDTAALTDHLVSGRIDAVLDVTDPEPLPAGHPLWDLPNVFITPHLAGAQGNEVGRLGALAVDELARYARGVPLAHAVLLEDLERIA is encoded by the coding sequence GTGCGTACCACTGACGAGGCGCCGGTCGAGGCCACGGCCGCCGACGCCACACCGCCCCCGCGGCGGCCCCGCACGGTTCTCGCGATGGACTCCTCCGTCGTGGACGACGTCTTCCCGCCGTCCGTCCGGGCGCGCCTGGAGGAGACCGCGGACATCCGGCCTCCGTCGGTCGTGGCGGAGTTCACCAGCCCGTCGGCGCGCGCGGCCCTCGCCGAGTGCGAGGTCCTGCTCACCGGCTGGGGCTGCCCGCCGGTCGACAGGGCCGCGCTCGACCGGGCGCCCCGGCTGCGCGCGGTGATCCACGCGGCCGGCACCGTGAAGACGTTCCTGGGCCGGGAGGCCTACGAGCGCGGCATCGCCGTCTCCTCGGCGGCGGCGGCCAACGCGGTGCCGGTCGCCGAGTTCACGCTCGCCGCGATCATCCTGGGCGCCAAGCGGGCCTTCCCGCTCGCCCGTCTCTTCCAGGACCGGCGCACCCACCGCACCGACGCCGACCTGGACCGCCACCACTGGCTCGGCACCCGCGGCATCACCGTCGGCGTGGTCGGCGCCTCCCGCATCGGCCGCCGCGTCACCGAGCTGTTGCGCACCCTGGACGCCGAGGTGCTGCTGTACGACCCGTACATCGGCGACGCCGAGGCGGGGCTGCTCGGCGCCACCCGCACCGACCTGGACACCCTGGTGGCGACCAGCGACGTGGTGACCCTGCACGCGCCGGACACCCCGGAGACCCGGCACCTGCTCGACGCCCGCAGGCTGGGCCTGATGCGTCCGGGCGCACTCCTCGTGAACACCGCGCGCGGTCCGCTCGTGGACACCGCCGCGCTCACGGACCACCTGGTCAGCGGCCGGATCGACGCCGTTCTCGATGTCACGGATCCCGAACCGCTGCCCGCCGGGCACCCGTTGTGGGACCTGCCCAACGTCTTCATCACCCCGCATCTGGCCGGCGCCCAGGGCAACGAGGTGGGACGGCTCGGCGCGCTCGCCGTCGACGAGCTGGCCCGGTACGCGCGCGGCGTGCCGCTGGCGCACGCCGTGCTCCTGGAGGACCTGGAGCGGATCGCGTGA
- a CDS encoding ABC transporter permease: MTVSVPPTAVDRVPRKTLWQRVKRDKVMLLLCLPGFLYFVVFHYVPLLGYLVAFQDYQPYLGYMHSAWTGFTNFSTAFADPDFWSATGNTLEIALVQLVLFFPVPIALALLLNSIVSDRLRRFVQSVVYLPHFIGWVIIVSIFQQILGGAGVVPDVLGSLGLPRYDMTTDPNAFPWLLALQVMWKDAGWGTIIVLAALLSIDRGLYEAAAMDGAARWRRFWHVTLPGLSPVLVLLLILNLGNILTVGFEQILLQRDAVGPDAGEVLDTYVYFHGIKDNQWGTAAAVGLVKAVIGTVLVIGANKFAHRLGHEGVYRGADR, encoded by the coding sequence ATGACTGTCTCCGTACCACCGACCGCCGTCGACCGCGTTCCCCGCAAGACCCTCTGGCAGCGCGTCAAGCGCGACAAAGTGATGCTGCTGCTGTGCCTGCCCGGCTTCCTGTACTTCGTGGTGTTCCACTACGTACCGCTGCTCGGCTACCTGGTGGCCTTCCAGGACTACCAGCCCTACCTGGGCTACATGCACAGCGCCTGGACCGGCTTCACCAACTTCTCGACGGCCTTCGCCGACCCCGACTTCTGGTCGGCGACCGGCAACACGCTGGAGATCGCGCTCGTCCAGCTCGTCCTGTTCTTCCCGGTGCCCATCGCGCTCGCCCTGCTGCTCAACAGCATCGTCAGCGACAGACTGCGCCGCTTCGTGCAGAGCGTCGTCTATCTGCCGCACTTCATCGGCTGGGTGATCATCGTCTCGATCTTCCAGCAGATCCTGGGCGGCGCGGGCGTCGTGCCCGACGTACTCGGATCGCTCGGCCTGCCGCGCTACGACATGACGACCGACCCGAACGCCTTCCCCTGGCTGCTCGCGCTCCAGGTGATGTGGAAGGACGCCGGCTGGGGCACCATCATCGTCCTCGCGGCGCTGCTCTCCATCGACCGCGGCCTGTACGAGGCGGCGGCCATGGACGGCGCGGCCCGGTGGCGCCGCTTCTGGCACGTCACCCTGCCCGGCCTGTCCCCGGTGCTCGTCCTGCTGCTCATCCTGAACCTCGGCAACATCCTCACCGTCGGCTTCGAGCAGATCCTGCTCCAGCGCGACGCCGTCGGACCCGACGCCGGTGAAGTCCTCGACACCTACGTCTACTTCCACGGCATCAAGGACAACCAGTGGGGAACGGCCGCCGCCGTCGGCCTGGTGAAGGCAGTGATCGGCACCGTCCTCGTCATCGGTGCCAACAAGTTCGCCCACCGGCTCGGCCATGAAGGGGTGTACCGCGGTGCTGACCGTTGA
- a CDS encoding M1 family metallopeptidase: MTTSRRAFLTKAAVAAAVTVPVLGSPAQAAGFDPRPGSDGVGDPLFPTLGNGGYQVDHYDLTFDFTPVTYDFTAVVKLNARATQDLSAFNLDTDGHTIDSVTVDGRRASHSLSLGMSGQELTVTPAAPLRKGAPFQVAVAYHGNGKAARSGLTGWRFGSDGGFACAAQSSRADTFLPCNDTPSDKATWTFHLSAPAGYVAAANGVLTGKDKRADGATVWHFALRERMPTELLGIAVVKGTYLYGTSHTGLPLRHIVPRGREDEYAPVVARTADHLAWLERKFGRYPFSVYGIHIYDGYTDALENTTLTLMGTNWFKPDADGHPTYENTMVHELTHQWFGDSVTPHDWQQAWLNEGPAVYYAALYSQERGWSDMAAKMKATYAKLDAVRASDGPPGLPAALGGTNIYDGGALVLYALRLRVGARKFDRIMGLWPRRFKGRTVTSEDFIAHAVTVTGDRSLDRFLRDWLFGAKNPPMPGHPDWTTTA, translated from the coding sequence GTGACCACCAGCAGACGCGCGTTCCTCACGAAGGCGGCGGTCGCCGCCGCGGTCACCGTACCGGTGCTCGGCTCGCCGGCCCAGGCCGCGGGCTTCGACCCGCGCCCCGGCTCCGACGGGGTCGGCGACCCCCTCTTCCCGACGCTCGGCAACGGCGGCTACCAGGTCGACCACTACGACCTCACCTTCGACTTCACCCCGGTGACCTACGACTTCACCGCGGTGGTGAAGCTGAACGCGCGGGCGACGCAGGACCTTTCGGCGTTCAACCTGGACACGGACGGCCACACCATCGACTCGGTCACCGTCGACGGCCGCCGCGCCTCCCACAGCCTGTCCCTCGGCATGTCGGGCCAGGAACTGACGGTCACCCCGGCCGCACCGCTCCGCAAGGGCGCCCCGTTCCAGGTCGCGGTCGCCTACCACGGCAACGGCAAGGCGGCGCGGTCCGGGCTGACCGGCTGGCGGTTCGGCTCGGACGGCGGCTTCGCCTGCGCCGCGCAGTCGTCGCGGGCCGACACCTTCCTGCCCTGCAACGACACACCCTCCGACAAGGCCACCTGGACCTTCCACCTCTCCGCGCCCGCCGGATACGTCGCGGCCGCCAACGGTGTCCTGACCGGCAAGGACAAGCGTGCCGACGGCGCGACCGTCTGGCACTTCGCCCTGCGCGAGCGCATGCCGACGGAACTGCTCGGCATCGCCGTCGTCAAGGGCACCTATCTGTACGGCACCTCGCACACCGGGCTGCCGCTGCGGCACATCGTCCCGCGGGGCCGCGAGGACGAGTACGCGCCGGTCGTGGCCCGCACGGCCGACCATCTCGCCTGGCTGGAGCGCAAGTTCGGCCGCTACCCGTTCTCCGTGTACGGCATCCACATCTACGACGGATACACCGACGCCCTGGAGAACACGACCCTCACCCTGATGGGCACCAACTGGTTCAAGCCCGACGCCGACGGCCACCCCACGTACGAGAACACCATGGTGCACGAGCTGACCCACCAGTGGTTCGGCGACAGCGTGACGCCGCACGACTGGCAACAGGCATGGCTCAACGAGGGGCCGGCCGTGTACTACGCCGCGCTCTACAGCCAGGAGCGCGGCTGGTCGGACATGGCCGCGAAGATGAAGGCGACGTATGCCAAGCTCGACGCGGTCCGCGCGAGCGACGGGCCGCCCGGACTGCCGGCCGCCCTCGGCGGCACCAACATCTACGACGGCGGCGCACTCGTCCTCTACGCCCTGCGACTCCGTGTGGGAGCAAGGAAGTTCGACCGGATCATGGGCCTGTGGCCGCGCCGCTTCAAGGGCCGCACGGTCACCAGCGAGGACTTCATCGCCCACGCCGTGACCGTGACGGGCGACCGGTCGCTTGACCGGTTCCTGCGGGACTGGCTGTTCGGCGCGAAGAACCCGCCGATGCCGGGACACCCGGACTGGACGACCACGGCATGA
- a CDS encoding CGNR zinc finger domain-containing protein has product MATSLWLGAHGYRAWGRCAAPCCDLRFIDTGRRAPQRSCSTRCGTRVRVAAHRRRSR; this is encoded by the coding sequence ATGGCCACCTCCCTCTGGCTCGGCGCACACGGCTACCGCGCATGGGGCCGCTGCGCCGCACCCTGCTGCGACCTCCGCTTCATCGACACGGGACGCCGCGCCCCGCAGCGCTCCTGCTCGACCCGCTGCGGAACGCGGGTCCGGGTCGCCGCCCACCGCCGTCGGAGCCGGTGA
- a CDS encoding carbohydrate ABC transporter permease, producing the protein MEKPTRIGLVLKGLALVLVVGLVAYPLLGVIGTSFASQSDIIKSNGLVLWPDHPSLDAYRTAFTGGRVTRALFVSVGVTVVGTACSLLATIGMAYGLSRRGIVGGRSILMTALFTMLFNAGVIPNFLLVKELGLYNTFAALVLPTMVSAFNLVVMRAFFMNLPEELYDAAKVDGAGDFRTLVRVVLPLSKAVIAVVGLFYAVAYWNAYFNALLYLGDNDKWPLPMVLRTFILQGQNLDTAAAGEVVAPQQAVQMAVLVIAVVPILLVYPFLQRFFTKGVLTGAVKG; encoded by the coding sequence ATGGAGAAACCCACCCGGATAGGTCTCGTCCTCAAGGGCCTGGCCCTGGTGCTCGTCGTCGGCCTGGTGGCGTACCCGCTGCTCGGGGTGATCGGCACGAGCTTCGCCTCGCAGAGCGACATCATCAAGTCCAACGGGCTCGTCCTGTGGCCCGACCACCCGAGCCTCGACGCCTACCGGACCGCGTTCACCGGCGGACGGGTCACCCGCGCCCTGTTCGTCAGCGTCGGCGTCACCGTCGTGGGCACCGCCTGCAGCCTCCTCGCCACCATCGGCATGGCGTACGGGCTGTCGCGCCGGGGCATCGTCGGCGGCCGGTCCATCCTCATGACCGCCCTGTTCACCATGCTCTTCAACGCGGGCGTCATCCCCAACTTCCTGCTGGTCAAAGAGTTGGGGCTCTACAACACCTTCGCCGCGCTCGTCCTGCCCACCATGGTCAGCGCCTTCAACCTCGTCGTGATGCGGGCCTTCTTCATGAACCTGCCCGAGGAGCTGTACGACGCGGCGAAGGTGGACGGCGCGGGCGACTTCCGGACCCTGGTCCGCGTCGTCCTGCCGCTCTCCAAGGCGGTCATCGCCGTCGTCGGACTGTTCTACGCCGTCGCCTACTGGAACGCGTACTTCAACGCGCTGCTGTATCTCGGCGACAACGACAAGTGGCCGCTGCCCATGGTCCTGCGCACCTTCATCCTCCAGGGCCAGAACCTCGACACCGCGGCGGCCGGCGAGGTCGTCGCCCCGCAGCAGGCCGTCCAGATGGCCGTACTGGTCATCGCCGTCGTGCCGATCCTGCTCGTCTACCCCTTCCTCCAGCGGTTCTTCACCAAGGGCGTCCTCACCGGCGCCGTCAAGGGCTGA
- a CDS encoding Gfo/Idh/MocA family protein, translating to MTDAPSDLRLGVIGYGLRGSIARTAHRPGAGSRVTALADHDPAARADAAQAFPGALICGDHHKVIADPDVDAVLVLTPDHTHTDIAREALEAGRPVFVEKPLDITVERCDALLRTAHDTGSRLYVGHNMRHMPVVRLMRDIIARGEIGAVKTVWVRHFVGYGGDWYFKDWHAERQYTTGLLLQKAAHDIDVLHWLANGYTQRVQALGDLMVYGDSPHRRAPGEPKHEDWYTKDGHWPPHTQRGLNPVIDVEDVSLVNMRLDNGVLAAYQQCHFTPDYWRNYTVIGDAGRLENFGDGPGAVVKVWNSRRSVHRPEADAEYPVPDAADDAGHGGADPLLIDEFVRFARDGGVTDTSPVAARMAVAAGVRATESLRAGGTPHEVPALDPELAAYFERGQTKR from the coding sequence ATGACCGACGCCCCCAGCGACCTGCGCCTCGGCGTCATCGGATACGGACTGCGCGGCAGCATCGCCCGCACCGCGCACCGGCCGGGAGCCGGCTCCCGGGTCACGGCGCTCGCGGACCACGACCCGGCCGCGCGGGCCGACGCGGCCCAGGCGTTCCCCGGCGCGCTGATCTGCGGCGACCACCACAAGGTGATCGCGGACCCGGACGTCGACGCCGTCCTCGTCCTCACCCCCGACCACACCCACACCGACATCGCCCGCGAAGCGCTCGAAGCGGGCAGGCCCGTCTTCGTCGAGAAGCCTCTCGACATCACCGTCGAACGCTGCGACGCCCTCCTGCGCACCGCCCACGACACGGGAAGCCGCCTCTACGTCGGTCACAACATGCGCCACATGCCCGTCGTCCGGCTGATGCGCGACATCATCGCGCGCGGCGAGATCGGCGCGGTCAAGACGGTCTGGGTGCGGCACTTCGTCGGCTACGGAGGCGACTGGTACTTCAAGGACTGGCACGCCGAACGGCAGTACACCACGGGCCTGTTGCTACAGAAGGCCGCCCACGACATCGACGTCCTGCACTGGCTCGCGAACGGCTACACCCAGCGGGTCCAGGCCCTCGGGGACCTCATGGTCTACGGCGACAGTCCGCACCGGCGGGCACCCGGTGAACCCAAGCACGAGGACTGGTACACGAAGGACGGCCACTGGCCGCCGCACACCCAGCGCGGCCTGAACCCCGTCATCGACGTCGAGGACGTGTCCCTCGTCAACATGCGCCTCGACAACGGCGTACTCGCGGCCTACCAGCAGTGCCACTTCACCCCCGACTACTGGCGCAACTACACCGTGATCGGGGACGCGGGACGGCTGGAGAACTTCGGGGACGGCCCCGGGGCGGTGGTGAAGGTGTGGAACTCCCGCCGCTCCGTCCACCGCCCCGAAGCCGACGCCGAGTACCCCGTCCCGGACGCCGCGGACGATGCCGGACACGGCGGCGCCGACCCCCTCCTGATCGACGAGTTCGTGCGCTTCGCCCGCGACGGCGGTGTCACCGACACCTCGCCGGTCGCCGCGCGCATGGCCGTCGCGGCCGGGGTGCGGGCCACCGAGTCGCTGCGCGCGGGCGGCACACCCCACGAGGTCCCCGCCCTCGACCCGGAACTGGCCGCGTACTTCGAGCGAGGCCAGACGAAGCGGTAG
- a CDS encoding extracellular solute-binding protein produces the protein MSGTTSVDRRTLFRWGAGAGLAVAAAPLLAACGDGGTAAKAEAKSAGLLPSTTVRNIGIKADLPGTAAGVPNAFLKYPAELARATRGTPLKGAKKITAVTETFAPLPPERGKNAAWREIEKLLGTEVDFTAVPADDYPAKFSTMVAGDQLPDIFMYPETGGVDNMGSFLAAKCADLGPHLSGDKVKDYPNLAAVPQYAWRDAIKGGKLYGIPIARSGTGGAGFYRADLLRQAGVTGLDQIDSIERLVELAKDLTDTGKKQYFFTGSGTILLAMSAGAQHFWHFDRQTGKWRYQLEDDKYRYAVETAAKLHKAGCFYPGTVQMSGAQKAQYTDLFKNGKAAYVYDGMPSYLTTATGYVDSMAAIDKSFDVRPMVPVGKDAVTWTDNVSLQNCYITKAGEQRVKELLRLADFAASPFGSLEYTLINYGVENTDYRRDANGTPVLTKQGTQDVTVPWGKLASATPAFFSATHPEAARYVHEAYTVLIPRLIEDPTLGYSSPTWDSKGSGSLYTIHLDGLKDLITGRKPMSAYDALVKKWRRAGGDTCRAEFEQASQKGKK, from the coding sequence ATGTCCGGCACCACATCCGTCGACCGCCGCACCCTGTTCCGCTGGGGTGCGGGCGCCGGTCTCGCCGTCGCCGCGGCACCGCTGCTCGCCGCGTGCGGCGACGGCGGCACCGCGGCCAAGGCCGAGGCCAAGAGCGCCGGCCTGCTGCCGAGCACCACGGTGCGCAACATCGGCATCAAGGCCGACCTGCCCGGCACCGCGGCGGGCGTCCCGAACGCCTTCCTGAAGTACCCGGCCGAACTGGCCCGCGCCACCCGGGGCACCCCGCTCAAGGGCGCGAAGAAGATCACCGCCGTCACCGAGACCTTCGCGCCGCTGCCGCCCGAGCGCGGCAAGAACGCGGCCTGGCGGGAGATCGAGAAACTGCTCGGCACCGAGGTCGACTTCACGGCCGTACCCGCCGACGACTACCCGGCCAAGTTCTCCACCATGGTCGCCGGCGACCAGCTGCCGGACATCTTCATGTACCCGGAGACCGGCGGCGTCGACAACATGGGCTCGTTCCTCGCCGCCAAGTGCGCCGACCTCGGCCCCCACCTCTCCGGCGACAAGGTCAAGGACTACCCGAACCTCGCGGCCGTCCCGCAGTACGCCTGGCGCGACGCCATCAAGGGCGGCAAGCTCTACGGCATCCCCATCGCCCGCTCGGGCACCGGCGGCGCGGGCTTCTACCGGGCCGACCTGCTGCGGCAGGCCGGCGTCACCGGCCTCGACCAGATCGACAGCATCGAACGGCTCGTCGAGCTGGCCAAGGACCTCACGGACACCGGCAAGAAGCAGTACTTCTTCACCGGCAGCGGCACCATCCTGCTCGCGATGTCCGCCGGCGCCCAGCACTTCTGGCACTTCGACCGGCAGACCGGCAAGTGGCGCTACCAGCTGGAGGACGACAAGTACCGCTACGCGGTCGAGACCGCCGCCAAGCTCCACAAGGCGGGCTGCTTCTACCCGGGCACCGTGCAGATGTCCGGGGCCCAGAAGGCCCAGTACACGGACCTGTTCAAGAACGGCAAGGCCGCCTACGTCTACGACGGCATGCCCTCGTACCTGACCACGGCCACCGGCTACGTCGACTCCATGGCGGCCATCGACAAGTCCTTCGACGTACGGCCCATGGTCCCCGTCGGCAAGGACGCGGTCACCTGGACCGACAACGTCTCGCTCCAGAACTGCTACATCACCAAGGCCGGAGAGCAGCGGGTGAAGGAACTGCTGCGCCTGGCCGACTTCGCCGCCTCGCCGTTCGGATCCCTCGAATACACGCTCATCAACTACGGCGTGGAGAACACCGACTACCGGCGCGACGCGAACGGCACGCCCGTCCTCACCAAGCAGGGTACCCAGGACGTGACCGTGCCGTGGGGCAAACTCGCCTCCGCGACACCGGCGTTCTTCAGCGCCACGCATCCCGAGGCCGCCCGCTATGTGCACGAGGCGTACACGGTGCTCATCCCCAGGCTCATCGAGGACCCCACCCTCGGCTACTCCTCGCCGACCTGGGACTCCAAGGGATCCGGCAGCCTCTACACCATCCACCTGGACGGTCTGAAGGACCTGATCACCGGGCGCAAGCCGATGTCCGCGTACGACGCGCTGGTCAAGAAGTGGCGCCGCGCCGGGGGCGACACATGCCGTGCCGAGTTCGAGCAGGCCTCGCAGAAGGGGAAGAAGTGA
- a CDS encoding right-handed parallel beta-helix repeat-containing protein yields the protein MRPFTPAARAAAAALLTGAALLLGPLPAAQAAPSPKVLHAAPHGSGSRCTQGHPCSVEGARNAARAIGGRDVRVELADGTYELDAPLRLGGQDSGVTWTAARGAHPVLSGGRTLTGWSVHADGTWTAKVPGGVTPRQLFVDGRRAVRARGGACAAAVCDATKSGMTGAEKTGIAHWARPTDAEAVISVRWRNYHCRIAAVTGDLMTFAQPCWTNSASGTDRTGPSWDTTTVDSARYSGVAHFENARELLDTPGEFVWDSAAHTVTYLPREGENPRRSRAVTPVTEGLLVLDGAHDVRVSGIGFAYAAYRQPDTDEGYAGTQAGLTLTGATGPVDHAGRFYTKPAAALTVRAGRHVVIDHGSFSHLGGAGVVFEQGTQDSTLTRSRFTDLSSGAAYIGDTEPMPAPELTGARNTVSYNTVSHTGVEYTDSVGIWAGYEAGTVIDHNTLDHLPYSGISVGWGWNQPEARQSVLRDNRITDNRITDVMLVEDAQHDGAAIYTQGAQPGTVVSGNYINRSAYGNTERDGNGIYLDEQSSHITVARNVITRVGYKWVSNWADYGIDNHATGNWTDTDAPALGGTGSTMTGNHTKLDRLPAEAVRVAAAAGAGRAGGVEQLRPDLARTGTATATQSSTDGTATAARATDGDTSTDTRTLSEAGAWWQVDLGAVHHVGQVEIWNDSAMTTTDFDVQLAASADFSDAVTTHITGKALRPTLLDTDTHARYLRVRLTGTGRVALAHVLAHP from the coding sequence ATGCGACCATTCACCCCCGCGGCCCGCGCCGCCGCGGCCGCCCTGCTCACCGGCGCCGCCCTGCTCCTCGGCCCGCTGCCCGCCGCCCAGGCGGCCCCCTCGCCCAAGGTCCTGCACGCCGCACCCCATGGCTCGGGATCCCGCTGCACCCAGGGGCACCCCTGCTCCGTCGAGGGGGCGCGGAACGCCGCCCGCGCCATCGGCGGCCGGGACGTACGCGTCGAACTCGCCGACGGGACATACGAACTGGACGCCCCGCTGCGGCTCGGCGGCCAGGACTCCGGTGTCACCTGGACCGCCGCGCGCGGCGCGCACCCCGTGCTCTCCGGCGGCCGCACCCTGACGGGCTGGTCCGTGCACGCCGACGGCACCTGGACAGCGAAGGTGCCCGGGGGCGTCACGCCGCGCCAGCTGTTCGTCGACGGGCGACGCGCCGTGCGCGCCCGGGGAGGGGCCTGCGCCGCCGCCGTCTGCGACGCCACCAAGTCCGGTATGACCGGCGCGGAGAAGACCGGCATCGCCCACTGGGCCCGACCCACCGACGCCGAGGCGGTCATCAGCGTCCGCTGGCGCAACTACCACTGCCGCATCGCCGCCGTCACCGGCGACCTCATGACCTTCGCCCAGCCCTGCTGGACCAACTCCGCCTCCGGAACCGACCGCACCGGACCGTCCTGGGACACGACGACCGTCGACTCCGCCCGCTACAGCGGAGTCGCCCACTTCGAGAACGCCCGCGAACTCCTCGACACGCCCGGCGAGTTCGTATGGGACTCGGCCGCGCACACCGTCACCTACCTGCCCCGCGAGGGCGAGAACCCGCGCCGCTCCCGGGCCGTCACCCCGGTCACCGAGGGGCTCCTCGTCCTCGACGGCGCCCATGACGTCCGCGTCAGCGGCATCGGCTTCGCCTACGCCGCCTACCGGCAGCCGGACACCGACGAGGGCTACGCGGGCACCCAGGCCGGACTGACCCTGACCGGCGCCACCGGCCCCGTCGACCACGCGGGCCGCTTCTACACCAAGCCCGCCGCCGCCCTCACCGTACGCGCCGGCCGCCATGTGGTGATCGACCACGGCAGCTTCAGCCACCTCGGCGGTGCGGGCGTCGTCTTCGAACAGGGCACCCAGGACTCCACCCTCACCCGCTCCCGCTTCACCGACCTCTCCTCCGGCGCCGCCTACATCGGTGACACCGAACCCATGCCGGCCCCCGAACTCACCGGGGCCCGCAACACGGTCTCCTACAACACCGTCAGCCACACGGGCGTGGAGTACACGGACTCCGTGGGCATCTGGGCGGGCTACGAGGCCGGCACCGTCATCGACCACAACACCCTCGACCACCTTCCCTACTCCGGCATCTCCGTCGGCTGGGGCTGGAACCAGCCCGAGGCCCGGCAGTCCGTGCTCCGCGACAACCGCATCACGGACAACCGGATCACCGACGTCATGCTCGTCGAGGACGCACAGCACGACGGGGCCGCCATCTACACCCAGGGCGCCCAGCCCGGCACCGTCGTCTCCGGGAACTACATCAACCGGAGCGCGTACGGGAACACCGAGCGCGACGGCAACGGCATCTACCTCGACGAGCAGTCCAGCCACATCACCGTCGCCCGGAACGTCATCACACGTGTCGGCTACAAGTGGGTGTCCAACTGGGCCGACTACGGCATCGACAACCACGCCACCGGGAACTGGACCGACACCGACGCCCCGGCCCTCGGCGGCACCGGCTCGACCATGACCGGCAACCACACGAAGCTGGACCGGCTCCCCGCCGAAGCGGTCCGGGTCGCCGCGGCCGCCGGCGCCGGACGCGCGGGCGGCGTCGAACAGCTCCGCCCCGACCTGGCCCGTACCGGCACCGCCACCGCCACCCAGTCGTCCACGGACGGCACGGCGACAGCGGCCCGCGCCACCGACGGCGACACCTCCACCGACACCCGCACCCTCTCCGAGGCGGGCGCCTGGTGGCAGGTGGACCTGGGCGCCGTCCACCACGTCGGACAGGTCGAGATATGGAACGACAGCGCCATGACCACCACCGACTTCGACGTACAGCTCGCCGCCTCCGCCGACTTCTCCGACGCCGTCACCACGCACATCACCGGCAAGGCACTGCGCCCCACCCTCCTGGACACGGACACCCACGCCCGCTACCTCCGCGTCCGGCTCACCGGCACCGGACGGGTCGCGCTCGCCCACGTCCTGGCGCATCCGTAG